The Gigantopelta aegis isolate Gae_Host unplaced genomic scaffold, Gae_host_genome ctg4155_pilon_pilon, whole genome shotgun sequence sequence ttgagtagtAATTTAATAATGCGAGTTTTGACCTTCTAGACTAGCTAGGATTAGAGCTGTCACTCCATTTTTGGCAACAATGTTAACATCAGCATGTTCTTTTAGTAGAATTTCAAACAACATCAACATGGCCTTTTGCACTAGCTGACATTAAAGCAGTTACTCCATTgttgttttgaatattaacaGTTGTTTTTCCATTAAGCAATAGTTCAACAATCTGAGTATGACCATTTTCACTAGCTAACATTAGAGCAGTCACTCCATCTTTTGTAAGAGTGTTAACATCAGCGTGTTCTTTtagtagtagttcaacaacaTCAACGTGGCCTTTTGCGCTAGCTAACATTAAAGCAGTTACTCCAttgtttattttgaatattaatagTTGCTTCTTCATTAAGCAATAGTTCAACAATCTgggtatgaccattttgactagctagcattagaGCAGTAAAGCCATCTTCTTCCTGAATATTAATTtctgcattctctttgagtagtAATTCAACAACGTGAGTTTGACCTTTTAGACTAGCCAGTATTAAAGCAGTGATTCCATTTTTAGTGACAATATTAACATCTGCATGTTCTTTtagtagtagttcaacaacaTCAATGTGGCCTTTTGCACTAGCTGACATTAAAGCAGTTACTCCATTGTTATTTTGAATGTTAATAGTTGCTTCTTCCATAATCAATAGTTCAACAATCTgggtatgaccattttgactagctagcattagaGCAGTAAAGCCATTTTCTTCCTGAACGTTGATATCTACATTCTCTTTTAGTAGCATTTTAACAACGTGAGTTTGACCTTTTAGACAAGCTAGCATTAAGGCTGTCACTCCAgttttagtaataatattaacatctgCATGTTCTTTaagtagtagttcaacaacaTGGGAACAATGACTTCCATTAGCTTGCATTTGGTTGGTTACTTCATTGTCCATACTAATAGTTTCTTTGTTATTAAGGAGTAGTTCAACAAACTTCTGATGGGTATCACAAGTTTTGTACTAACTTTTTGAAAGCATCTTCTAGCTGAGTCTTAACTTTTTCAAGTAGTAGTTGAATATGACCACTTAGACTAGCTAGCATTAAGGCAGTAACTCCATCATTGTCCTTTACATTGACATCTGCATTCTCCCTGAGTAATAATTCAACAACTGGGAAATGACAATTTAGACTAGCTAACATTAAAGCAGTTACTCCATTGttgttttgaatattaataGTTGCTTGTTCTTTAAGCAGTAACTCAGCAATTTGGGTATGACCATTTGACTAGCTAGACATTAGAGCAGTAAAGCCATCTTCTTCCTTTATGTTGATATCTGCATGATGTTTGAGTAGTAATTCAACAACGTGAGTTTGACCTTTTAGACTAGCCAGTATTAAAGCAGTGACTCCATTTTTGGCGACAATATTAACATCTGCATGTTCTTTTAGTAGTAGTTCAACAATATCAACGTGGCCTTTTGCGCTAGCCAACATTAAAGAAGTTACTCCATtgttattttgaatattaatagTTGCTTCAGTAAGCAATAGTTCAACAATCTGGGTATGACTATTttgactagctagcattagaGCAGTAAAGCCATCTTCTTCCTGAATATTAATTtctgcattctctttgagtagtAATTCAACAACGTGAGTTTGACCTTTTAGACTAGCCAGTATTAAAGCTGTCACTCCATTTTTGGCGACAATATTAACATCTGCATGTTCTTTTAGTAGTAGATCAACAATATCAATGTGGCCTTTTGCACTAGCTAACATTAAAGCAGTTACTCCATTGtttatttgaatattaattGTTGCTTCTTCATTAAGCAATAGTTCAACAATCTGGGTATGACCGTTttgactagctagcattagaGCAGTAAAGCCATCTTCTTCCTGAACGTTGATATCTACATTCTCTTTTAGTAGCAGTTTAACAACGTGAGTTAGACCTTTTAGACAAGCTAGCATTAAGGCTGTCACTCCAgttttagtaataatattaacatctgCATGTTCTTTaagtagtagttcaacaacaTGGGAATAATGACTTCCATTAGCTTGCATTTGGTTGGTTACTTCATTGTCCATACTAATAGCTTCTTTGTCTTTAAGGAGTAGTTCAACAAAATTCTGATGGGTATCACAATTTTGTACTAACGTTTTGAAAGCATCTTCTAGCTGAGTCTTAACTTTTTCAAATAGTAGTTGAATATGACCACTTAGACTAGCTAGCATTAACGCAGTAACTCCATTCATTGTCCTTTACATTGACATCTGCATTCTCCCTGAGTAATAATTCAACAACTGGGGAATGACAATTTAGACTAGCTAACATTAAAGCAGTTTGCTCCATTGttgttttgaatattaataGTTGCTTGTTCTTTAAGCAGTAACTCAGCAATTgggtatgaccattttgactagctagcattagaGCTGTAAAGCCATCTTCTTCCTTTATGTTGATATCTGCATGATGTTTGAGTAGTATTCAACAACGTTAGTTTGACCTTTAGACTAGCCAGTATTAAAGCAGTGACTCCCATTTTTGGCGACAATATTAACATCTGCATGTTCTTTtagtagtagttcaacaacaTCAACGTGGCCTTTTGCGCTAGCTAACATTAAAGCAGTTACTCCATtgttattttgaatattaatagTTGCTTCTTCATTAAGCAATAGTTCAACAATCTgggtatgaccattttgactagctagcattagaGCAGTAAAGCCATCTTCTTCCTGAATATTAATTtctgcattctctttgagtagCAATTCAACAACGTTATTTGACCTTTTAGACTAGCTAGCATTAAAGCTGTCAATCCGTTTTTGGTGGCAATATTAACATCTGCATGCTCTTTTAGTAGTAGCTCAACAATCCCAGTATGACCACCTAAACTAGCTAGCATTAAGGTTGTCATtccatttaatttttcaataataacattaacatCTGCATGCTCCTTTAGTAGTAATTTAACAATCTGGACATGACCACTAGACTAGCTAGTGTTAGTGCTGTCATTCCATTTTTGTCGATAATATTAACGTCTGCATGCTCTCTAAGTAGCAGCTCAACAACCTTAGTATGACCATTTTCTTCTTGAATATTAACACTCTCATGCTCATTGAGTAGTAGTTCAGTAACCTGGATGAGACCATTTAAACAAGCTAGCATTAGAGCAGTCACTCCATTTTTTGCAACAATGTTAACAtctgcattctctttgagtagtagttcaacaacaTCAGCATGACTTTTTGCACTAGCTAACATTAAAGCAGTTACTCCATTGttgttttgaatattaataGTTGCCTTTCCCTTAAGCAACAGTTCAGCAATCTCagtatgaccattttgactagctagcattagaGCAGTAAATCCATCTTCTTCCTGAATACTAATATCTAAATTCTCTTTGAGTAGCAGTTCAACAACCTGtgtatgaccattttgactagctagcattaggCTGTTGCTTTGTCATCTCTCTGCATATTGAATCTGCATGCTCTTTGAGAAGTAATTCAACAACCTGTGTATGACCATTCAAactagctagcattagggcTGTTGATCCTTTTTTGCTCTGTATGTTAATATCTGCATATTCTTTAAGGAGTATTTCAGTGATTTGAAAGTGACCATTATGACTAGCTAACATTAGGGCTGTTACTTTGTCATCTCTCTGCATATTGACATCTGCATGCTCTTTGACGAGTAATTTAACAACCTGtgtatgaccattttgactaccTAGCATTAGGCTGTCACTCCATCTTCTCTCTGAGCATTGATGTTCACCTGTTCTTTGAGAAGTAGTTCAACAAACCTCAGTATGACCATTGCTACTTGCTGACATTAGTGCAGTCGATCCATTTTTCGCCTGAATGCTAGCATTCACATTGTTATTAAGCAGAATTTTAACAACCTGTGTATGACCATTTTGACATGCCAGCATTAGTGCAGTCCATCCTTTTTTCTTCCAGAGTATTTACTTCTGCATTCTCTTTGAATAGCAGTTTCGACGACCTGTGTATGACCATTCATactagctagcattagggcTGTTGATCCTTTTTTGCTCTGTATGTTAATATCTGCATGTTCTTTAAGGAGTATTTCAACGATTTGAAAGTGACCATTATGACTAGCTAACATCAAGGCTGTTACTTTATCATCTCTCTGCATATAACATCTGCATACTCTTTGACGAGTAATTCAACAATCTGTGTATGACCATTCAAactagctagcattagggcTGTTGATCCTTTTTTGCTCTGTATGTTAATATCTGCATGTTCTTTAAGGAGTATTTCAGCAATTTGAAAGTGACCATTATGACTAGCAAGCATAAGGGCTGTTACTCCATCTTCTCTCTGAGCATTGATGTTCACCTGTTCTTGAGAAGTAGTTCAACAACATCAGTATGGACCATTGCTACTTGCTGGAAATAGTGCAGTCGATCCATTTTTTGCCTGAATGCTAGCATTCGCATTATTATTAAGCAGAATTTTAACAACCTGTGTATGGACCATTTTGACACGCCAGCATTAGTGCAGTCCATCCTTTTTCTTCCTGAGTATTTACTTCTGCATTCTCTTTGAATAGCAGTTCGACGACCTGTGTGTGACCATTCATACTAGCTAGTATTAGGGCTGTTGATCCATCTTTTCTTTGATAGTTAATATCAATCTTTCTGTTGTAGTAGTACTTGAACAATATCATAATGACCACAAAAACTTGCAATCATTAATGCATTTGAACCATTTGATTTCTGGTAAATTTGGATCAGCACCATGCTGTATGAGAGTATTGACTATTGTAAGATTGTTATGTTCACTTGCTCTCATAAGTGCTGTCCATCCATCATTATCTTGTATGTTAACATTAGCTCCAGCTGATACTAGAGTTTGTACAACTTGTTCATGTCCACCTTCACTAGCTATCATAAGTGCTGTTCTGCTTTCTTCATTGCAGTGGTCTATATCACCTCCTAACTTGAGGAGAAATTGCACAGCTTCGTCATGACCAAATTTGGAAGCTTCAAGAAGAGCTGACTCAAATGTAAAGTTCATATTCTCATCTTCTTCTAGGATAGGTTCACCATTAATTGTTAGACCAAAGATACCAATGAGACGCATAAACTGTAGCTTGCCTTGAGCATAAGCTATGAGACAATCAGCTTTTGACTcatgtacaaaatatttaatacgtACTGAGCCTGTAtaaatttcaatatgttttagAATTGATTGCTTTGACTTGTGAGGTAGTAAATGTCTTAGTAGTAGATAGAGCCCCTCGATATGGAGCCATTCCATGGATTTTGCAACTTAATGCCAATTTGAGGCATGCTTCCTAGATCCTTTTGATAGGAAAGCATACTTTTTCAAGATCATCTTTGAGTTGTTTAACTGTAGATGAGGAGCGAAGTTCCATAGCTTTACTTTTATGCTCACTAAGTCTGCTGTCAAGGCTCTTGTTTTCGTCGTCCACATCATtgagaaatgttttgctcataTCCACAATCAAGACACAGTCTAAAAAGTCAAAATAAGGGGTGCAGTTTCTTGAAAAGTTCATCTAAATCATCTACGTCATTTAGTTTTCCTGCTTCCCAGTTCATTTGATATTCAATCCATCTGCGAAAGCGCACCAATGCTAGCTGTTGATGTTGTAGCTTATGGTCAAGTGCTGATCTAACATCCATCATTAATGTACTGAAATCTCTGCGAAGATTCTCTAATTTTTCTTGAATTTCGTCATTCTCTTCGTTTTGGAGACTAATGGGAATTACCAACTGTGCAGATGTTTTTGTTGAGTAGTAGGAAACTACATGAAGTAACATAAAATCAAACATCTACAATTATTTGAGGTTGAAGAGTACTGCATGCACATATCTGAAATACTTGGAATGAAATGCTATACTTTGATGTAAAATTAATGCTGAAACTAGATCTCACATATTTCCCAGTTACCACACCCTATATATGCATGCACAGGGTGCACCTATATGTTTGACTATGCACACTACTTATAAGAACCATACAGTTTGGTATCCATGCACTAATGATCAACTTACTTTGGTTAATATCAGATAGTCCCGAATGATTCATGCTTATTTCTTGAGCAGCATAGCTTAGAGGAAGACCATTGTTTCACAAGGAGGAGGATTTGTTGCATCAACAATATGGCCATATACACTTTCTGTAATTGATGTTTAGCTaaagtaaattatatatttgcacAAATTGCTTGCCTTTCTTCCATTCTTCATCTAAATGTTTTGCTTCACTCTCAGCTGGACCACGTTGTTTACGAAgactttctaaaaataaatcCCACATCTTTGTTAACTTTGTCGCATCTCTTTCACAGTCCAGTCCTGCTTCAAATTCACTGATGATAGAGTTGAAATTTGGTGTGTCCTTAACTGTTTGGTTATCAAGCCATTAGCATATAAATCTGCAACAAAACCTTCGAGACATGTCCTAGTTGCTTTTAATAATTGAGCGTTATGTTTCTGGAGTATTGTCTTCATTGTTTCACGTAAGTCATCAATACTGGCTATTGATGTGAAGGTATTATGATATTATGTATCATACAcataaagtatataaataccTAGTGATGTGGAGTTAGGAGATGACACTCCAGTATTTGTAGCCATGACTCTATTTTTGCAAACTTAGTTGTTTGCAATACAAAGACTGCAAACAGTATTAGTCACTGGATACTAATTAGGCAAAGAAAGCTTAAATTGTCAAAGATAATGCCATTTCATAGGAACTAATATCTGCTCAAGTGATCCCTTTTTATATAGTCCTTGATGTGTTTCTATGGAAACCAGAAAATACAATCAGTCATCTCTATTTTTAGACTGACCCTCATACCATGTTCACAGCTAATAATACATGCATGGCTTTGAATTATGCATAATGTCATGGGCCAATATTATTCACAGTATAACTCAGCACAAaggttgttattttaacaaattatgACCAAATAATGAATTTAAGGGATGTTTAACCCAATTAAATTTTATGCAAGCATATACATAAGCATTTTTTTTATCTGAATTGTCTTTCCCTactagtatatatgtaatgttgaAGTAAGTGATTTCAGTTCACTTGCTATAAGCTGGATCAGCTATGAAAGTGAATGATAACCATATAAAGACAGTGGGAAACCCAAGTAAAGTGAGTTCCATGACTCTTCCACTATCTATCAATAAGAATTATGGTTTAAGTTGAGCAGATGATTAAACCAATGCTGTCAGATGAGCAAACTGAGTCAAGTTCATAGATGATtgaaatgattgattgattgataaatgagtaaatgagagagagagaagagagagagagagagagagagagagagagagagagagagagagagagagagagagagagagagagagatggaaacacatgcacacacacagaaagagagacagagacagacgcacagagagaaagatagagataCTAATAATAAGGGTACAGTGTTAAAATACTGAATATCCAATAACTGTACATTACTAAAATGTCATAACATTATGTAGTTGACTTCACTCTTGTCATACAACAGACAGATGATAAGATAACTTCTGATTATATATGTTTCTTTCAATTATTCCATCCATCCCTACATAACATAGCAGCATTCTTGTGATCTTAATTCAATCATATGACGCAGACAGAGAGATGTGATCCAAACAAGAACCCCtacattgtttgttattgtgtGGAATGCTAGTAGTAAATCTTATTAAAGTATTCATATATCATGTATATGATTAAAGAGTTCAATGAATGATGACTAACAGgaaatgagaaataaataagcaggccacacaaacatatacacattcataattaaacaatattgtaCTGCATACAAGAAATTTCAAATTGTCCATATAATAGCATTCATATAGGATTATGTGTACTTCATATGTACTGTTGTAATTGATGGGTGTGGTCTTTAATAAAGCTGAAATAAAGAGAACTAATAGGTAGACGAGAGTGGCAACAATTAGTATTAGAAAGTTACTTAGCAAAGCCAGCTCCATCCC is a genomic window containing:
- the LOC121392597 gene encoding LOW QUALITY PROTEIN: ankyrin-3-like (The sequence of the model RefSeq protein was modified relative to this genomic sequence to represent the inferred CDS: inserted 1 base in 1 codon; deleted 2 bases in 2 codons); its protein translation is MLASQNGHTQVVELLLKENLDISIQEEDGFTALMLASQNGHTEIAELLLKGKATINIQNNNGVTALMLASAKSHADVVELLLKENADVNIVAKNGVTALMLACLNGLIQVTELLLNEHESVNIQEENGHTKVVELLLREHADVNIIDKNGMTALTLASXSGHVQIVKLLLKEHADVNVIIEKLNGMTTLMLASLGGHTGIVELLLKEHADVNIATKNGLTALMLASLKASAKGHIDIVDLLLKEHADVNIVAKNGVTALILASLKGQTHVVELLLKENAEINIQEEDGFTALMLEENGFTALMLASQNGHTQIVELLIMEEATINIQNNNGVTALMSASAKGHIDVVELLLKEHADVNIVTKNGITALILASLKGQTHVVELLLKENAEINIQEEDGFTALMLASQNGHTQIVKTRIIKLLLKENADLDVQEEDGFTALMLASQNGHTQIAELLLKGKATINIQKQNGVTALMLASAKGHIDLVELLLKEHADVNILTKDGVTALMVASQNGHTQIVELLLKGKATVNIQNNNGVTALISASAKGHVDVEHANINTQNEDGLTALMLSSYNGYYQVVELLLKEHADINTQNEMDGLCVIGGEKKLKTMASSDQDYHFALEEGLQWWIANASKGGHDQVVQTLVSSGANVNIQDNNGYTALMLA